The following nucleotide sequence is from Mytilus galloprovincialis chromosome 12, xbMytGall1.hap1.1, whole genome shotgun sequence.
CATAACTGATAAAAAAACGAGGGAGTGTCTATTCTGTTGTCTAGCCCAAAAGAGTCAGTGGCAAAATGAAATTGCAGGAATAACAATTCTGATCTTTTTCGTTAtaattgcatatatattttttgttggggtttttgtTGCTTAGTCTTGAGTTTCTATGtagtgtcttgtgtactatcatttgtctgtttttccttttcttttcttAGCCATTGTGATGTCACTTTAGTTCAAATCTATGAGTTTgtatgtccctctggtatctttcacccctcttatATCTTTcgccctctggtatctttcgcccctcttttttaatagtagttattgtttatttattccaGGTGTGTGAAGCAAGAGAAAAAAGTGTGAAAAAGTAGCCGGACTGAAAAAAGGGACAAGCTAGGGTCTGGACAAAAATGTGGTGCACGACAAGATTATCATCATTTGCGATTTGGATTTTTGTCTTCGGGACTGTAAAGTCTGCAACAGACACAGATGTTAGAAATTTACTGACGGAACTATTCACAACGAGGTCATACGACAAACTCGTTCGACCAATTATTAACCAATCAGAACCCGTTGTTGCTTGGGTCGAGTATTTTCTGTATGGTCTAAATGATGTAAACGAAGTCGAGCAAAAAATGACCACAACTGGGTACATTGAAGTCTATTGGAAGGATGAATTCTTATCCTGGGATTCAAATGTATATGATGGTTTATGGAATATATACGTACCCCAGGGAAAAGTATGGAAACCAGACATTTCCCTTGAAAACGGTTTCAAAGACCTTAAAGAACTGGGTTCAGATTTTATTCAAGTATATATTACGTCTGATGGATATGTACTTTGGAAgccatttcaaatttttcaatcGAAATGTAACCTTGACCCCACTTATTTTCCATTCGATAAACAGACTTGTAATTTAGAATTTGTCGTCTGGAGTTTGGATATTGATGACGTCATGTTGCTTGTTGGTTCCGATGGAATTAACATGATGGAAGCTATGGAAAGTAATGGCCAATGGGATGTGGTATCATCTAGTTCGTCTGATGAAACGGAGTCATTCGAAACGAAGGTCATTTTTTCCATTAGAATGAAACGCAAACCgttatttatcgtcatgaacataATAATACCCATAATTATGTTATCTATACTTAATATATTCACATTCCAAATTCCAGCTGATTGCGGAGAAAGAATGGGGTATACAATTACTGTCTGGCTATCGTTTGCTGTCTTTCTTACAATAGTGAGCGCTTCTTTGCCAAAAAGTTCTGATACCACTccaattatttctatttttatcatGGTGCAACTTGGCATAGGAACAGCTACTGTCCTTGTATCGGCAGTACAATCTAGATTCGTCTCAAGATCGGACGATAAACCTGTGACGTCTTGGTTACAACGACTAACACTAATTGGACGATCAAAAGTCAAACCAAATGCCGTTAAAAAGATGAACATTGTTGAAGAAAAGGTGAATTGGAAAAGTGGTATGGCTGCATTAGATGTACTAttcttttggttatttttcatCCTTCTTGCTATTACCACTTTTGTTATTTTGATGATATCAGCTTTTAGCAATAATTGATATGTTTACTTTATTATACCAATCATCGGTCCAATATGGGCATGTTACATATAATGATTACCAAAAACAGGCAAATAAAGTAGATAACAATGAACGATAAATGTTGACCAACTCCTCGAAAATGACGTGTTTGATGCGAACAGTGCCAAAGCCCTCAGACAGTTGTTGTAATAGTTCTTGTGAGACAATGGTCGTGCAATCTACATGCACGAGAGATGGGATTTAATGTTCCCAAGATCAAAACGGACGACCCACTTAATCAATGGTTTTACCAAGGAAGACCTGTTCCTATAAGCCGGTCAATCTTTTTGGGTCACAAATAAGACAGTATAATATCAAAagcatggattttttttatcccttatGGAATCGTTGTCTTTTTGAACAGTGTCACATTTGTACTAATACATTGTATTTTCTGTGATCAGCGGATGACCGTGCgggcattccggtgtattgctATTGCCTAGATTCCCATTACGTTATATTCGTTTTGGGTTTTGCAGATATTAACGAGTGCAAAATAGCATTCCTTAtcgtttgttataaattatacatctcttcaatgaatactaatcaaaatatttttgttttgtttagaaaataaattaaaagtatgaaaatgttttgttgttagatatatataagtaaaaaatcattgataatatctatGCACAATACCTAAAAAGTGTGTCAaagcatgcggaagaatatctcaaagaATTTTTTGCGACACTCCCGGAAAGGTCCGGTAACTCTGCATGGAAGAttttttttgcgggaaaatatgtaTGCCTACTCATAttcaatcttttagaaaaatcgaatTTTAACAgaagaagagtgtccaccattcacttgcactgcactattattacaaaagtagaatagaatgataatCAAATGGATGAACATTATATCTACGTgtaattgtacatgttatatgaatataatatatataacaacaaaccagtgtatactgatttgtatcactacaatataatagtgtAACAAGAGGGTCGGGCGGCTTTACGTCACCAAACCCTGCTGACTACTAAAATGTCTGATATTGCTACAAACTGCAGACTGACAGACATACAACGAACGGCGGATGCGGCAAGTGATGCACTTTTGTGTTGCAATCAGACTGGTTCTTCCTTGTTGTACTGAGACGTATGATATTGGCAATGAGACTCTAATTTCAATCAGTTTTACATACTTTATTATCACTATGTGAAATATAACAAGTGTAAAAACAAGTGTAACAGTTTAACAAAATATA
It contains:
- the LOC143054559 gene encoding neuronal acetylcholine receptor subunit alpha-6-like gives rise to the protein MWCTTRLSSFAIWIFVFGTVKSATDTDVRNLLTELFTTRSYDKLVRPIINQSEPVVAWVEYFLYGLNDVNEVEQKMTTTGYIEVYWKDEFLSWDSNVYDGLWNIYVPQGKVWKPDISLENGFKDLKELGSDFIQVYITSDGYVLWKPFQIFQSKCNLDPTYFPFDKQTCNLEFVVWSLDIDDVMLLVGSDGINMMEAMESNGQWDVVSSSSSDETESFETKVIFSIRMKRKPLFIVMNIIIPIIMLSILNIFTFQIPADCGERMGYTITVWLSFAVFLTIVSASLPKSSDTTPIISIFIMVQLGIGTATVLVSAVQSRFVSRSDDKPVTSWLQRLTLIGRSKVKPNAVKKMNIVEEKVNWKSGMAALDVLFFWLFFILLAITTFVILMISAFSNN